A window from Candidatus Rokuibacteriota bacterium encodes these proteins:
- a CDS encoding AAA family ATPase: MTDNGFGVLSEVTVRVVPGDDKVCPEAGEGFVSTPEVQALTDRALTYLQVGYPIHFSGPAGTGKTTLALHVASKLGRPVTLVHGDDEFASSDLVGNDYGYRKSKLVDNFIHSVLKTEEEMKTLWMDNRLTTACQNGDTLIYDEFTRSRPEANNALLSILGERILNLPKLRRSGQGYLEVHPEFRAIFTSNPEEYAGVHKTQ; encoded by the coding sequence ATGACCGACAATGGGTTCGGGGTGCTCTCTGAGGTCACGGTCCGGGTGGTGCCGGGCGATGACAAAGTCTGTCCCGAGGCGGGTGAGGGGTTCGTATCCACCCCCGAGGTACAGGCGTTGACCGACCGCGCCCTCACGTACCTACAGGTTGGCTACCCCATTCACTTCTCGGGGCCGGCGGGAACGGGCAAGACCACCCTCGCCCTGCACGTCGCGTCGAAGCTGGGCCGTCCGGTGACGCTCGTCCACGGCGACGACGAGTTCGCCAGCTCTGATCTCGTGGGCAACGACTACGGCTATCGCAAGTCGAAGCTCGTGGACAACTTCATCCATTCCGTCCTGAAGACCGAGGAGGAGATGAAGACCCTCTGGATGGACAATCGGCTCACGACCGCCTGCCAGAACGGCGACACCCTCATCTACGACGAGTTCACCCGGTCGCGACCCGAGGCCAACAACGCGCTCCTGAGCATCCTGGGAGAGCGGATCCTGAACCTGCCCAAGCTGCGACGGAGCGGTCAGGGGTACCTGGAGGTGCACCCCGAGTTCCGCGCGATCTTCACCTCCAACCCGGAGGAGTATGCCGGGGTGCACAAGACCCAG
- the gvpA gene encoding gas vesicle structural protein GvpA has product MAKVQKSTDSSSLAEVVDRILDKGIVVDAWVKVSLVGIELLSVEARVVIASVETYLKYAEAIGLTASAASPA; this is encoded by the coding sequence ATGGCGAAGGTGCAGAAGTCGACGGACTCGTCCAGTCTCGCGGAGGTGGTGGACCGCATCCTGGACAAGGGCATCGTGGTCGATGCCTGGGTGAAGGTGTCTCTGGTCGGGATCGAGTTGCTCTCGGTCGAGGCCCGGGTGGTCATCGCGTCGGTTGAGACCTATCTCAAGTACGCCGAGGCGATCGGCCTGACGGCCAGCGCGGCTTCACCGGCGTAA